From Spirosoma aerolatum, one genomic window encodes:
- a CDS encoding TonB-dependent receptor, with the protein MQIRIILLLTCLSTTLLAQQPKPTRPTKEGEIDSQEITVEKSRKIELPPANRVFNKIPSVKPSAEQRRLTYEFEDRKLTVGDPRINPTILPPATGQADDTPAYSNYVKLGAGNYSSFLGEGFVGINNLSNLALEGSVRHLSSGLGPVDGKNSSQSDTRVRVTGKYLANAFKLQADLGFDRNAYNFYGYSREYATQSSFNPDQIKQRLNTINFKLGIENANSDNAIDYSLRTGITSLRDRFNASETDWGTNLNASLGISDNVFALVSADAYLTQRSDGNIVDNRNLFRVKPTFKYTSPLFTLTVGINAVNQTDQRQNINDTRAFPVANIDVTPVGNIHIFGGVDGDINRNTLRSLLAENKWLAPQVLLANTVKSLDIYGGSKGTLGGGFSYEGKVSYARYRNFSTFNNTVPDTTKFFVLYDGGITNVLTISGQLGYALKDKFRSTLKADFFNYGLDRLEAAWGRPRTTATWTNSYILNKKLFVTADLYFYEGIQNKNMVSGIAYTLKPIYDANLKIDYFLGKQVAAFVSLNNIFGQNYQRYLYYQTQGLNFLGGISYSF; encoded by the coding sequence ATGCAAATACGAATCATACTTCTCCTAACCTGCCTATCAACAACGCTTTTAGCTCAACAGCCAAAGCCAACCCGCCCGACCAAAGAAGGCGAAATCGATAGTCAGGAAATTACGGTTGAGAAAAGCCGTAAAATTGAACTGCCTCCCGCTAACCGGGTTTTTAACAAGATTCCCTCAGTAAAACCATCGGCCGAACAGCGAAGGCTAACCTATGAATTCGAGGATCGGAAGCTGACTGTTGGCGACCCTCGCATCAACCCGACGATACTGCCTCCGGCTACAGGTCAGGCCGACGATACACCGGCCTACAGCAACTATGTGAAATTGGGAGCCGGTAATTATAGTTCGTTTCTGGGCGAAGGATTTGTAGGCATCAATAACCTGTCGAATCTGGCGCTGGAAGGCTCTGTCCGGCATTTATCATCCGGGTTAGGGCCGGTGGATGGTAAAAATTCATCCCAAAGCGATACACGCGTACGAGTAACAGGTAAGTACCTCGCCAATGCGTTTAAACTCCAGGCTGACCTCGGTTTCGACCGGAATGCGTACAATTTTTACGGATATAGCCGCGAATACGCCACCCAATCCAGCTTCAACCCCGATCAGATCAAGCAGCGACTGAATACGATCAACTTTAAGCTAGGCATCGAAAACGCAAATTCGGATAACGCTATCGACTATTCGCTGCGAACAGGCATCACCTCCTTACGCGACCGATTCAACGCATCCGAAACCGATTGGGGAACCAACCTGAATGCTTCGCTCGGCATCTCCGACAATGTGTTTGCCCTGGTGTCTGCTGATGCTTACCTAACTCAGCGGTCGGATGGCAATATTGTTGACAATCGAAATCTGTTTCGGGTGAAGCCTACCTTTAAATATACCTCTCCGCTGTTTACACTGACAGTTGGGATCAATGCTGTCAACCAGACTGATCAGCGACAGAATATTAACGATACCCGTGCCTTCCCTGTGGCCAATATTGACGTCACTCCTGTTGGAAATATCCATATTTTCGGTGGTGTCGACGGTGATATTAACCGAAACACGCTTCGGTCGTTACTAGCTGAAAATAAGTGGCTTGCTCCACAGGTTCTATTGGCTAACACTGTTAAGTCGCTGGATATTTACGGAGGGTCGAAGGGTACATTGGGTGGTGGGTTTTCGTACGAAGGTAAAGTGTCGTATGCCCGTTACCGGAACTTCTCAACGTTTAACAACACAGTTCCCGACACCACCAAATTTTTCGTGCTTTATGATGGCGGCATTACCAATGTGCTTACCATTTCAGGGCAATTGGGCTATGCTCTGAAAGACAAGTTCCGTTCGACACTTAAAGCTGACTTTTTCAATTACGGTCTCGACCGGCTCGAAGCCGCCTGGGGGCGTCCGCGTACGACCGCTACCTGGACAAACTCATACATACTGAATAAAAAATTATTCGTCACCGCCGATTTGTATTTTTATGAGGGTATCCAAAATAAAAATATGGTGTCGGGTATCGCCTACACCCTAAAACCCATTTACGACGCGAACCTCAAAATTGACTATTTCTTAGGTAAGCAGGTAGCCGCGTTCGTTTCGTTAAATAACATCTTTGGTCAGAATTACCAGCGCTATTTGTATTATCAAACGCAAGGGCTTAACTTTCTCGGAGGAATTAGTTATTCGTTCTAA
- a CDS encoding HU domain-containing protein, protein MASVNDYLKKLLYQYDCVVVPELGAFLTHYQSASFTESNGLYLPPRKRVAFNEALRLDDGILANYIMLHEPVTREGAQRHISSFVAELRQQVETTGRFELEGVGTFTYNDEGRLQFGPSLRHNFFGEAYGMSPLSAQAITKQNLPEPVIEAIPVSTALGPVKVEEEVSLTPYRPARPYWRVAAIALLVGSLGAFSYFSVIEPGQPFQSSLDPANLLRFTTWLFDRPAQTTEIHKAISVKKTAPAPIAAIPTTETSSVEPATVTPTPAKEVSAKPEPAPTEIKAKVDVAMAPKTDVIEKTVTPIAVTKPLRTGPHFTVIAGVFLSKQNAFRLRRQLRKAGYEDAFIIMPEAGEKERYKVAAAGSAIRSEAVAKMAAIDSLAGTESWILKN, encoded by the coding sequence ATGGCTTCCGTCAACGACTATCTCAAAAAGTTGCTGTACCAGTACGATTGTGTAGTTGTTCCCGAGTTGGGAGCATTTCTGACTCACTACCAATCGGCAAGTTTTACGGAATCCAACGGTCTCTATTTACCACCCCGCAAACGAGTTGCGTTCAACGAAGCGCTGCGACTGGATGATGGCATCCTGGCCAATTACATCATGTTGCATGAGCCCGTTACCCGCGAGGGTGCTCAACGACATATTAGTTCATTTGTGGCAGAACTCCGACAGCAGGTCGAAACCACCGGACGGTTCGAACTGGAAGGGGTTGGTACGTTTACCTACAACGACGAAGGTCGGCTGCAATTTGGCCCTAGTCTACGACACAACTTTTTTGGTGAGGCCTATGGCATGAGTCCTTTGTCAGCTCAGGCTATTACAAAACAGAACTTGCCCGAACCCGTTATTGAGGCTATACCCGTTTCAACGGCGCTTGGACCTGTAAAAGTAGAAGAGGAAGTCTCGTTGACACCCTATCGGCCTGCCCGTCCTTACTGGCGTGTTGCGGCTATTGCGCTACTGGTAGGGTCGCTGGGCGCATTTAGCTATTTTTCCGTTATTGAACCAGGTCAACCGTTCCAAAGTAGCCTTGATCCGGCGAATCTATTACGATTTACGACCTGGTTATTCGATCGGCCTGCTCAGACAACCGAGATACACAAAGCTATTTCTGTCAAGAAGACAGCGCCTGCTCCAATAGCAGCTATTCCAACTACAGAAACGTCTTCAGTTGAGCCTGCTACGGTAACACCCACTCCTGCCAAAGAGGTATCCGCTAAACCAGAGCCCGCTCCTACTGAGATTAAAGCAAAGGTTGATGTAGCGATGGCTCCAAAAACAGACGTGATAGAAAAGACCGTAACGCCAATTGCAGTGACGAAGCCGCTCCGTACCGGTCCTCATTTTACGGTCATTGCCGGTGTTTTTCTGAGCAAACAAAACGCCTTTCGCTTACGACGTCAACTGCGTAAAGCTGGGTATGAAGATGCGTTTATCATCATGCCGGAGGCTGGCGAGAAAGAGCGGTATAAAGTAGCAGCGGCTGGTTCAGCCATTCGGTCGGAAGCGGTTGCCAAGATGGCCGCCATCGACTCCCTGGCCGGAACCGAATCCTGGATATTGAAGAATTAG
- a CDS encoding helix-turn-helix domain-containing protein, with protein MTFGTRLRKQREKKRLSQKEVAELLGVWQATYCNWETDTTSFQVKYLLRLAELFDVSVIELIPEGVNAKPETFNAKQKGIIDKENLDDIYSNLLKSKDEIIQLLKEENKRLKANITQLEEVIGIPYRT; from the coding sequence ATGACCTTTGGAACAAGATTGAGAAAACAAAGGGAGAAAAAACGGCTCTCTCAGAAAGAAGTTGCTGAGCTTCTTGGGGTCTGGCAGGCTACCTATTGTAATTGGGAAACGGACACAACGAGCTTTCAGGTGAAGTATTTATTACGATTGGCTGAGTTATTTGACGTAAGTGTGATAGAACTTATTCCTGAGGGAGTGAATGCTAAGCCAGAAACTTTCAACGCCAAACAAAAGGGTATTATTGACAAAGAAAATCTAGATGATATATATAGCAATTTACTTAAGAGCAAGGACGAAATCATTCAACTGCTTAAGGAAGAAAATAAGCGATTAAAGGCCAATATCACTCAATTGGAGGAAGTGATTGGAATACCTTACAGAACTTAA
- a CDS encoding MBL fold metallo-hydrolase has translation MRYSYVAIALLLSTGSLWAQTIANYQKAFSILQKAISTTGKDLPNSVLITSSGIIHNMGHYDVPEKTKDIPVEEVAAYFQQEQVAYLRSVIQNNGLSLIQSSVSKSDSVYTTGYYNRSLVRSNSQEFQYEAAKLLPIKLLQLAYTNRQSLRYLGEQDSHFLLSFSYNSNDAVTLCINTKTFLLDRIEKLGYNDRYGDVLFVSEYKGYTSTNGLQVPASRTDYEFGQVERELTYKDIRFNVKPDTSSLQLRWVPVTFQRKLPEVIQKAESLSVETIAPNLDLIKITSQNNKVLVAQFSDHIALFESPSGLGLNQQIIREIQSRYPQKPLRQVFLTHHHPDHAGGIRAFADLPVTFITTAGNEAYFKKLLSGTHTLNEFNKESGKSYRFDFVPAEGQKTYSDDQLTVVAYEIGKNTSHTAEHLVYYFPQQKLLWSGDLLFFRADGRIFPSGDRGKSVYNLITTKQLAVDKIYTSWPLNGQAPYGTIDDLRKSSEAK, from the coding sequence ATGAGATATAGCTATGTAGCCATTGCCTTATTGCTTAGTACAGGCTCACTTTGGGCACAGACAATAGCCAACTATCAGAAAGCCTTCTCTATCTTGCAGAAAGCCATTTCTACTACGGGTAAAGACCTCCCGAATAGTGTCCTGATTACGAGTAGTGGCATTATTCATAATATGGGGCATTACGATGTTCCCGAAAAAACAAAGGATATTCCAGTCGAGGAAGTAGCCGCTTATTTTCAACAGGAGCAAGTAGCTTATCTACGCAGCGTCATTCAGAATAACGGCCTTTCCCTTATTCAATCAAGCGTAAGTAAATCTGATTCAGTCTATACAACCGGTTATTACAACCGATCGCTGGTTCGAAGCAATTCACAGGAATTTCAGTATGAAGCGGCTAAACTACTGCCCATCAAATTATTACAGCTTGCTTATACTAACCGCCAATCGCTACGTTATTTAGGCGAGCAGGATAGTCATTTTTTGCTCTCGTTCAGCTACAACTCCAATGATGCCGTAACACTGTGTATTAACACGAAAACTTTCTTACTCGATAGAATAGAAAAGTTAGGCTACAACGACCGATATGGCGATGTGTTATTCGTGAGCGAATACAAAGGCTATACGTCTACAAACGGGCTACAAGTACCCGCCAGTAGAACTGATTATGAATTCGGGCAGGTAGAACGGGAGCTAACGTATAAGGACATACGTTTCAATGTAAAGCCGGATACCAGTTCACTACAACTTCGCTGGGTTCCAGTCACTTTTCAACGTAAACTACCCGAAGTAATTCAAAAAGCTGAATCATTATCGGTCGAAACCATTGCCCCTAACCTAGACCTGATCAAAATTACTTCGCAAAATAATAAAGTCTTAGTAGCTCAATTCAGCGACCATATTGCCTTGTTTGAAAGTCCATCAGGGCTGGGTTTAAATCAACAGATTATTCGTGAAATCCAGAGTCGTTATCCACAAAAACCACTTCGACAGGTATTCCTTACTCACCACCACCCCGACCACGCAGGCGGAATACGCGCCTTTGCCGATTTACCGGTAACGTTTATTACTACAGCGGGCAACGAAGCGTATTTTAAGAAGCTTCTGTCGGGCACTCATACCCTAAACGAGTTCAATAAGGAGAGTGGTAAAAGCTATCGGTTTGATTTTGTTCCGGCCGAAGGACAGAAAACCTATAGTGATGACCAATTAACCGTTGTCGCTTACGAAATTGGTAAAAACACTAGCCATACAGCCGAGCATCTGGTTTATTACTTCCCACAACAGAAACTTCTCTGGTCGGGTGATTTACTATTTTTTCGGGCCGATGGGCGCATTTTTCCATCCGGCGATCGGGGCAAATCGGTGTACAATCTGATTACAACAAAACAGCTTGCTGTCGATAAAATCTATACCTCGTGGCCTTTAAATGGCCAGGCTCCTTATGGCACAATAGACGATTTACGTAAATCGTCTGAGGCAAAATAA
- a CDS encoding peptidase domain-containing ABC transporter, with protein MISKFYGKTFDATYLREIANLARDGTSMGGLADAAERIGFGTLALNAQYNTLAEQIPLPCIAHWRQRHFVVVYEASPTQVTIADPGHGLITYTRQEFLKGWIPEKTISADSEGVLLLFEPTPRFFEQDEPEKAKKSFSGFLFRYVRPYRRYGLQLFLSLLTISLLQLALPFLTQQIVDTGINTHNLNFIYLVLIAQLVLFLSQTGINVIRSWILLHVTSRINLRMLSDFMMKLMRLPIAFFDSKQTGDILQRIQDHNRIQAFLSATTLDVLFSAVTFLIFGSILFYFNAQLFFIFLLGSALYMVWVLLFLKQRAEIDYRYFDQAAGNQSSAIQLINGMQEIKLNGSEKRRRWEWEAIQARLFRLNVRSTTLSQMQNEGGRFLNEIKNILISFVAAKSVIDGNISLGSMLSVQYIVGQMNVPVNNFIAFIRTYQDAKLSLERLTEIHAKSDEESIDANLIYELPTEQSIHLDNISFRYGSSSSENVLKNINFSIPEGKVTAIVGASGSGKTTLLKLLLKFYEPSNGNIFVGNTNLKNLSYDFWRGQCGVVMQEGYIFADSIARNISESDSGGLVNRKKLQASVHTAHIEDFIEALPNGYNTRIGSSGMGISGGQKQRILIARSVYKDPKFLFFDEATSALDATNEAIIMRNLENFFKNRTVVIVAHRLSTVKNADQIIVLDKGQIVEQGTHHELVSQRNHYYSLVKNQLELGN; from the coding sequence ATGATTAGTAAATTTTACGGAAAAACATTCGATGCAACCTATTTGCGGGAAATTGCTAATCTGGCTCGTGATGGGACCTCAATGGGTGGTCTGGCCGATGCTGCCGAACGAATCGGGTTCGGTACACTGGCCTTAAATGCTCAGTACAATACACTAGCCGAGCAAATTCCATTACCCTGCATTGCTCACTGGCGACAACGGCATTTTGTTGTAGTTTACGAAGCCTCCCCGACTCAGGTAACAATAGCCGATCCTGGTCATGGGTTAATTACGTATACCCGGCAGGAATTTCTAAAAGGCTGGATTCCAGAAAAAACAATCTCTGCCGATTCAGAGGGTGTTTTATTACTTTTTGAACCAACGCCCAGGTTTTTTGAGCAGGATGAACCCGAAAAAGCCAAAAAGTCTTTCAGTGGTTTCTTGTTCCGATACGTGCGCCCTTATCGTCGCTATGGTCTGCAACTATTTCTGAGTTTACTTACAATTAGCCTCCTTCAGTTAGCTTTACCATTTTTGACTCAGCAGATTGTTGACACAGGCATAAACACGCATAATCTTAATTTTATATACCTGGTATTAATAGCCCAATTAGTTCTTTTCCTTTCCCAAACAGGTATCAATGTAATTCGTAGCTGGATTTTATTGCATGTAACAAGTCGAATCAATCTTCGGATGCTTTCCGATTTTATGATGAAGCTGATGCGGCTTCCGATTGCTTTTTTCGATTCAAAACAAACTGGCGATATACTCCAACGTATTCAGGATCATAACCGTATACAGGCTTTTCTATCAGCAACTACCCTCGATGTTCTTTTTTCTGCCGTTACATTCCTAATTTTTGGTTCTATCCTATTCTATTTCAATGCACAACTCTTCTTTATTTTCCTGCTAGGCTCAGCTCTATATATGGTTTGGGTGCTCTTATTCCTCAAGCAACGGGCCGAAATCGATTACCGATATTTCGACCAGGCCGCCGGAAATCAAAGTAGTGCCATTCAGCTCATCAACGGCATGCAGGAGATAAAACTTAATGGTTCCGAAAAACGTCGTCGCTGGGAATGGGAGGCTATTCAGGCCCGATTGTTTAGGCTTAACGTTCGCAGTACAACCCTATCACAAATGCAAAACGAGGGCGGACGTTTTCTGAATGAAATTAAGAATATCCTTATCAGTTTTGTTGCGGCTAAATCGGTTATTGACGGAAATATTTCACTAGGATCAATGCTGTCTGTCCAATACATTGTTGGTCAAATGAATGTTCCTGTTAATAATTTTATTGCTTTTATAAGAACGTATCAGGACGCTAAGTTAAGTTTGGAAAGACTAACCGAAATTCATGCCAAATCAGATGAGGAATCAATTGATGCCAATCTTATCTATGAACTGCCAACAGAACAAAGTATTCATCTTGACAATATTAGTTTTCGATACGGTAGCAGCAGTTCGGAAAATGTTTTAAAAAATATAAATTTTAGTATCCCAGAAGGAAAAGTTACTGCAATTGTTGGTGCCAGTGGAAGCGGTAAAACAACCTTACTGAAATTACTACTTAAATTTTATGAACCTAGCAACGGGAATATTTTCGTTGGAAATACTAATCTTAAAAATCTTAGCTATGATTTCTGGCGCGGTCAATGTGGAGTTGTCATGCAGGAAGGGTATATTTTTGCAGACTCTATCGCCAGAAATATAAGTGAGTCGGATTCTGGCGGACTCGTTAATCGTAAAAAGCTTCAGGCCTCTGTTCACACGGCCCATATTGAAGACTTTATCGAAGCCCTGCCTAATGGGTATAATACACGAATTGGCTCCAGTGGTATGGGAATAAGCGGTGGTCAAAAACAACGAATTTTAATTGCTCGCTCCGTTTACAAAGATCCAAAGTTCCTTTTTTTTGATGAAGCTACCAGTGCTTTAGATGCCACAAATGAGGCTATTATTATGAGAAACCTGGAAAACTTCTTTAAGAATAGAACCGTAGTTATTGTTGCTCATCGCTTAAGCACAGTCAAAAATGCCGACCAAATTATTGTTCTGGATAAAGGTCAGATAGTTGAGCAAGGTACGCATCACGAATTAGTTAGTCAGCGAAATCATTACTACTCACTAGTGAAGAACCAATTAGAGTTAGGAAACTAA
- a CDS encoding HlyD family secretion protein, with the protein MADIQVDELDTQSEAVRDFIDQIPNWIIRWGITVIFLAVVASVYISWLIHYPIIVSAPFRLTTQNAPKPIISRNDSRIVKLFTHDNQYVVAGQTIAYLESTADHSQVLQLLKRLQNLHQLVITNHFEKLDVFPVENFQELGELQGPFENFMQSYIQTLTLFSNGYYLKRKSFLNQELSDLIKTQKQLLEQYTIYLQDESIANKEFEIHKKLYADKVISPLDYQREESKLIAKRLPIKQIEVSISTNSTAQIQKRREITELDKQALEQKKQFEQAINTLISAITDWKKRYLLEAPLSGILHYSTILQENQLLRANSEVMYVGATSKNQYLGDVRIPQANFGRVKSGQKVLVKFQGYPFEEFGAIEGVVGTVSQIPSQDNSYFTAVVELPNGLRTTYSKQLTYKTGMEASAEIITEDLRLIERVFYQLRKAINQR; encoded by the coding sequence ATGGCCGATATACAAGTAGATGAGCTCGATACTCAAAGTGAAGCTGTACGAGATTTTATTGATCAGATTCCAAACTGGATAATTCGTTGGGGGATCACTGTAATTTTCCTGGCAGTAGTTGCTAGCGTCTATATAAGCTGGCTTATACATTACCCAATAATCGTCTCTGCTCCTTTTCGACTTACCACACAAAATGCCCCCAAACCTATTATCAGTAGAAATGATAGCAGGATTGTAAAATTATTTACTCACGATAATCAATATGTTGTTGCCGGGCAAACTATTGCCTATTTAGAATCAACCGCAGACCATAGCCAAGTATTACAACTACTCAAACGATTACAAAATTTACACCAACTTGTTATTACCAATCATTTTGAAAAACTAGACGTTTTTCCTGTAGAAAATTTTCAAGAATTAGGAGAATTACAGGGGCCATTCGAAAATTTCATGCAATCATACATTCAAACATTAACTTTATTTTCGAATGGATATTATCTTAAAAGAAAATCTTTCTTAAACCAGGAATTGTCAGATTTGATTAAGACACAAAAACAGCTTTTAGAGCAATATACTATTTATTTGCAAGATGAGTCTATAGCCAATAAAGAATTTGAAATTCACAAAAAACTTTATGCCGACAAAGTGATTTCACCACTAGACTATCAGCGGGAGGAAAGTAAGCTAATAGCAAAACGTTTACCAATAAAACAAATAGAAGTTTCAATTTCGACGAATTCAACTGCTCAAATACAGAAACGTAGAGAAATTACTGAGTTGGACAAGCAGGCTTTGGAACAAAAAAAACAATTTGAACAAGCGATCAATACATTGATTAGCGCAATAACCGACTGGAAAAAACGATATTTACTCGAAGCTCCCTTATCTGGTATCCTCCATTATTCTACGATTTTACAGGAAAATCAACTTCTAAGAGCTAATTCTGAAGTTATGTATGTAGGAGCTACTAGTAAAAATCAATATCTTGGCGATGTGCGAATACCCCAGGCAAATTTTGGTCGTGTAAAATCAGGGCAGAAAGTATTGGTTAAGTTTCAAGGTTATCCCTTCGAAGAATTTGGAGCAATAGAAGGAGTAGTAGGAACGGTATCCCAAATTCCCTCTCAAGATAATTCCTATTTCACCGCTGTTGTTGAATTACCCAACGGGTTACGCACAACTTACTCTAAACAGTTGACTTACAAAACTGGAATGGAAGCTTCTGCTGAAATCATTACAGAAGATTTACGTTTAATTGAGCGCGTATTCTACCAGCTTCGGAAAGCCATCAATCAACGATAA
- a CDS encoding sigma-70 family RNA polymerase sigma factor, with translation MRQLKISKQITNRESQSLDKYLQEIGKVDLLTPDEEVTLAQKIREGDQLSLERLTKANLRFVVSVAKQYQNQGLSLGDLINEGNLGLIKAAQRFDETRGFKFISYAVWWIRQSILQALAEQSRIVRLPLNRVGSLNKISKTFSDLEQKFEREPSPEELAAVLEISAAEVVDTLKISGRHVSMDAPFVQGEENSLLDVLENDGEDKPDSGLINDSLRKEVQRALSTLTQREADVITLYFGLNGEHAMTLEEIGEKFNLTRERVRQIKEKAIRRLRHTSRSKALKTYLG, from the coding sequence ATGAGACAGCTAAAAATTTCAAAACAGATTACCAACCGTGAAAGTCAGTCGTTAGACAAGTACTTGCAGGAGATTGGTAAGGTAGATCTACTCACACCAGACGAGGAAGTAACGCTGGCCCAAAAAATTCGGGAAGGAGACCAACTCTCGCTCGAACGATTGACGAAGGCGAACCTGCGCTTTGTGGTATCCGTAGCGAAACAGTACCAGAATCAGGGGCTTTCGCTGGGTGACTTGATTAACGAAGGGAACCTGGGTCTGATTAAAGCTGCCCAGCGTTTCGATGAAACCCGTGGATTTAAATTTATTTCGTACGCCGTTTGGTGGATTCGTCAATCAATTTTGCAGGCATTGGCCGAACAGTCACGGATTGTACGTCTGCCGCTGAACCGGGTTGGTTCATTGAACAAGATTTCGAAGACATTCTCCGATCTGGAGCAGAAGTTTGAACGTGAGCCTTCGCCTGAAGAACTGGCCGCTGTGCTGGAAATCTCGGCTGCTGAAGTGGTTGACACGCTGAAAATTTCGGGTCGTCACGTATCGATGGATGCGCCGTTTGTACAGGGCGAAGAAAACAGCCTGCTCGACGTACTGGAAAACGATGGTGAAGACAAGCCAGACTCCGGTCTGATCAACGATTCGCTTCGGAAAGAAGTACAGCGTGCCCTGTCGACGCTGACGCAACGCGAAGCTGATGTGATCACCCTATATTTCGGGCTGAACGGCGAACATGCCATGACCCTGGAAGAAATTGGTGAGAAATTTAACCTGACTCGCGAGCGGGTTCGGCAAATAAAAGAAAAAGCTATTCGTCGGTTACGCCACACCTCACGGTCAAAGGCGTTGAAAACCTACTTAGGCTAA